Proteins from a single region of Cytophagaceae bacterium:
- a CDS encoding NifU family protein, whose protein sequence is MQDLHIKVEEALDNVRPYLIADGGNVVVNEIRDDMTVVLEFTGSCGSCPMSSMTFKAGLEEAILKNVPEIRRVEAINLTMA, encoded by the coding sequence ATGCAGGATTTACATATAAAAGTTGAAGAAGCACTAGATAATGTAAGGCCATATTTAATAGCCGATGGAGGCAATGTGGTAGTGAATGAAATAAGAGACGACATGACCGTGGTATTGGAATTTACCGGCTCTTGTGGTTCTTGCCCTATGTCATCAATGACTTTTAAAGCAGGATTGGAAGAAGCAATTTTGAAAAATGTACCTGAAATCAGGAGAGTTGAGGCAATAAATCTTACCATGGCCTGA
- a CDS encoding methyltransferase has product MFKFKQFTIHQQNSAMKVCTDACLLGALTRVKSNTTILDIGTGTGLLALMLAQKDPSIHITAVEIDDATLIDAKTNVGNCQFSDQILLVHDSIQNFSSKNNQAFDLIISNPPFFQNNLKSDDNRKNKALHDDSLTLKELADAVKKLLKPEGCFWVLLPPFEMTQFQQFAKENGLFTQKDFSIKHNPQKNIFRKICCFGYENSQSPETETIHIHENEMYSARFAPLLKDYYLIF; this is encoded by the coding sequence ATGTTTAAGTTTAAGCAATTTACAATTCATCAGCAAAACTCGGCCATGAAGGTCTGCACCGATGCTTGTTTATTAGGAGCTTTGACTCGGGTTAAATCAAACACCACGATTTTAGACATCGGTACCGGAACAGGCCTGCTTGCTCTAATGCTTGCACAAAAAGACCCTTCAATCCATATCACTGCCGTTGAAATCGACGATGCCACATTGATTGATGCTAAAACCAACGTGGGAAACTGTCAGTTTTCAGATCAAATTCTGCTTGTTCATGATTCCATCCAAAACTTTTCATCAAAAAATAACCAAGCTTTCGACCTCATAATCAGCAACCCCCCATTTTTTCAAAATAACTTAAAATCAGATGATAACAGGAAAAACAAAGCTCTGCATGATGACTCCCTCACGCTGAAAGAGCTTGCTGATGCAGTGAAAAAACTCCTTAAACCCGAAGGGTGTTTTTGGGTATTGTTGCCTCCCTTTGAAATGACTCAATTTCAGCAGTTTGCGAAAGAAAATGGGCTTTTCACACAAAAAGATTTTAGTATAAAACATAACCCTCAAAAAAATATTTTTAGAAAAATTTGCTGTTTTGGGTATGAAAATAGTCAGAGTCCTGAAACTGAAACCATTCATATCCATGAAAATGAAATGTATTCTGCAAGATTTGCACCATTATTGAAAGATTATTATCTGATTTTTTAG
- a CDS encoding paraslipin — MYSLIAIIALIVVVVMMTIKVIPQQTAYIAERLGKFNGVLQPGINFIMPFFDRVAYKHSLKEQAYDIHEQICITRDNVQVRVDGVIFLQVVDPQKASYGINDYVFAVTQLAQTTMRSEIGKIDLDKTFVERMIINTAVVAAIDEAAIGWGVKVLRYEIKNITPPASVLQAMEKQMQAEREKRSVILESEGKKQFAINMAEGEKQRVVLESEAQKLQQINEADGEASAIRAVAEATADSIRLVADAIQSKGGSEAVQLKVAENYIAQFGKMAKETNTLILPANMADVSSMIATAMNVINQQKTK, encoded by the coding sequence ATGTATTCACTAATTGCTATTATCGCCCTAATCGTGGTGGTCGTAATGATGACCATCAAAGTTATACCTCAACAAACTGCCTATATAGCCGAAAGGCTCGGGAAGTTTAATGGGGTACTGCAACCCGGCATCAATTTTATAATGCCGTTTTTTGATCGTGTTGCCTACAAGCATAGTTTAAAAGAGCAGGCTTACGACATTCATGAGCAAATCTGTATCACAAGAGATAACGTGCAAGTGCGTGTTGATGGTGTGATTTTTCTTCAGGTTGTTGACCCACAGAAAGCTTCTTATGGTATCAACGACTATGTTTTTGCGGTTACCCAACTGGCTCAAACTACCATGCGTAGTGAAATTGGTAAAATTGACCTGGACAAGACTTTTGTGGAAAGGATGATAATCAACACTGCCGTTGTGGCTGCTATCGATGAGGCCGCTATTGGATGGGGTGTAAAAGTGCTCAGGTATGAAATCAAGAATATCACCCCGCCGGCTTCGGTTTTGCAGGCTATGGAAAAACAAATGCAGGCAGAACGTGAAAAACGCTCGGTTATTCTGGAATCGGAAGGTAAAAAACAGTTTGCGATAAATATGGCTGAAGGTGAAAAACAAAGGGTAGTTTTGGAATCAGAAGCTCAGAAATTGCAACAAATCAACGAAGCCGACGGTGAGGCCTCTGCCATAAGAGCGGTAGCCGAAGCCACTGCCGATTCGATAAGATTGGTGGCAGACGCAATACAGTCTAAAGGAGGCTCTGAGGCGGTTCAACTTAAAGTTGCCGAAAACTACATAGCCCAGTTTGGGAAAATGGCCAAAGAAACCAATACACTCATATTGCCTGCTAATATGGCTGATGTAAGTTCGATGATTGCCACTGCAATGAATGTAATAAACCAACAGAAAACCAAATAA
- a CDS encoding Gfo/Idh/MocA family oxidoreductase, whose product MSTTRREFVKNAAMTGLGLSLLPNTFANNTFNIISPSDQLKVGLIGCKGMGYSNLQRHLKIPGVECIALCDIDQNVLNERAGQVEKLQGKKPALYGDYRKLLENKDIDYVIVGTPDHWHCLNMVGALEAGKHVYVEKPIANTIQEATIMKNAAKKYGKIVQVGQWQRSGPHYEDAIKVVKSGELGKIRLVKVWAYQGWMKPVPVLPDTEVPKGVDYDMWLGPAPKRPFNANRFHFNFRWYWDYAGGLMTDWGVHEIDIALYAMGAKAPISVVASGGKFAYPDDASETPDTLQTVYQYDGFNMLWEHATGIDGGNYGRTEGIAFIGNNGTLVVNRGGWEVIPEKYRENDVVKTRIEARKFDKKPEDDYLLFHCQNFVNAIRNNAPDTLKCGIETGSIAAINAQMGNISYKLGRKVFWDDNVGKFINDKEANKLINASYKNGWKLPVL is encoded by the coding sequence ATGTCAACTACAAGACGAGAATTCGTAAAAAATGCTGCGATGACCGGTTTAGGTCTGAGTCTGCTTCCTAACACATTTGCCAACAATACTTTCAATATCATTTCACCTTCTGACCAACTTAAAGTGGGATTGATAGGCTGCAAAGGTATGGGGTATTCCAATTTGCAGCGACACCTCAAAATTCCTGGAGTGGAATGTATTGCCCTTTGTGATATTGATCAAAATGTACTCAATGAAAGAGCAGGACAAGTTGAAAAACTGCAGGGTAAAAAACCGGCTCTATATGGCGACTATCGTAAGCTTCTGGAAAATAAAGACATAGATTATGTAATAGTGGGCACCCCTGACCATTGGCATTGTCTTAATATGGTGGGTGCTCTCGAGGCGGGAAAACATGTGTATGTTGAAAAACCTATTGCAAATACTATTCAGGAGGCAACTATCATGAAAAATGCTGCCAAAAAATATGGCAAGATCGTTCAGGTAGGCCAGTGGCAACGTAGCGGACCACACTATGAAGATGCCATTAAAGTTGTAAAATCAGGCGAATTGGGAAAAATCAGACTCGTGAAAGTTTGGGCATACCAGGGATGGATGAAACCTGTGCCGGTACTTCCCGACACTGAAGTGCCTAAAGGTGTTGATTATGATATGTGGTTGGGACCTGCACCCAAAAGACCATTTAACGCCAATCGCTTCCACTTCAACTTCCGCTGGTACTGGGATTATGCCGGCGGCTTGATGACAGACTGGGGAGTACATGAAATAGATATTGCTCTTTATGCTATGGGTGCAAAAGCCCCTATCTCAGTCGTTGCATCTGGTGGAAAGTTTGCATATCCCGACGACGCCTCTGAAACACCTGACACCTTACAGACTGTCTATCAATACGATGGATTCAATATGTTGTGGGAGCACGCCACCGGAATCGATGGAGGTAACTATGGTCGAACCGAAGGGATAGCGTTTATCGGTAATAATGGCACTTTGGTGGTAAACAGAGGAGGTTGGGAGGTTATTCCAGAAAAATATCGTGAAAATGATGTTGTAAAAACCAGAATTGAAGCAAGGAAATTTGATAAAAAGCCTGAAGACGATTATTTACTTTTCCATTGCCAAAATTTTGTAAATGCCATCAGAAACAATGCTCCGGATACACTAAAATGTGGAATTGAAACGGGTAGTATTGCCGCTATAAATGCTCAGATGGGTAATATTTCTTATAAATTGGGCAGAAAAGTTTTCTGGGATGATAATGTGGGCAAATTTATTAATGATAAAGAAGCCAATAAACTTATTAATGCCAGCTATAAAAATGGCTGGAAATTACCTGTATTGTAA
- a CDS encoding NfeD family protein: MELLTEANTWIILGVALLILEIFSTSFYSLFFGVGALVTGLVVWLGGFDDLFTQIAFFALTSLLSLLFFRNKFMNIFLKKGGEFKEIIDEFAIVSIEIPAGGEGKVFYRGSDWIAYEKDGEPIEEGSKVLIKKIDGIKLIVDKV, encoded by the coding sequence ATGGAATTATTGACAGAAGCGAATACCTGGATTATTTTGGGGGTTGCTCTCCTGATTCTTGAAATCTTTTCAACCTCATTTTATTCTTTGTTTTTTGGCGTAGGGGCATTGGTCACAGGGTTGGTGGTGTGGCTTGGCGGTTTTGACGACCTTTTTACACAAATCGCATTCTTTGCTTTAACTTCACTATTGAGTTTGTTGTTTTTCAGGAATAAATTCATGAATATATTTTTGAAAAAAGGTGGGGAGTTTAAGGAAATTATTGATGAGTTTGCCATAGTTTCCATCGAAATTCCGGCTGGTGGCGAAGGGAAGGTGTTTTATCGGGGATCCGATTGGATAGCTTATGAAAAAGATGGCGAGCCCATTGAAGAAGGGTCCAAGGTACTCATAAAAAAAATTGACGGCATTAAGCTCATTGTTGACAAAGTTTAA
- a CDS encoding glycosyltransferase family 2 protein, whose protein sequence is MKEKIDISVVIPLYNEDESLKELFTWIKKVMTENAFSFEVLFIDDGSSDSSWQVIKDLKAENPEVRGFKFSRNNGKTAALQVGFNECAGEVVITMDADLQDSPDEIPELYKMIKTDGFDLVSGWKQKRYDPITKTLPTKLFNATTRYISDIYLHDFNCGLKAYDSKVVKNITIYGEMHRYIPVIAKWNGFRKIGEKVVQHQSRKYGVTKFGLERFINGFLDLLSITFVNKFGKRPMHFFGLFGVLSFFAGTFITFYLIAEKLYSIYQQQPYRNVTDNPLFFLALVAIIIGSQLFLAGFLGELFVKQGVTNNDYIVSEEV, encoded by the coding sequence ATGAAAGAAAAAATAGATATCTCGGTAGTCATTCCCCTTTACAACGAAGATGAATCTCTGAAGGAACTTTTCACCTGGATCAAAAAGGTGATGACCGAGAATGCTTTTTCTTTTGAGGTATTGTTTATTGACGACGGAAGCTCAGACAGCAGCTGGCAGGTAATCAAAGATTTAAAAGCCGAAAATCCCGAGGTTAGAGGTTTTAAGTTTTCGCGAAACAACGGTAAAACCGCAGCATTGCAGGTAGGATTTAACGAATGTGCCGGAGAAGTGGTTATCACGATGGATGCCGACTTGCAAGACAGCCCTGACGAGATACCGGAACTCTACAAAATGATTAAGACCGATGGCTTTGACCTGGTTTCGGGCTGGAAGCAGAAAAGATACGACCCCATCACCAAGACTTTACCAACCAAACTTTTCAATGCTACAACACGCTATATTTCAGATATTTACTTGCATGACTTTAATTGTGGACTAAAGGCTTATGACAGCAAAGTAGTAAAAAATATCACGATTTATGGCGAAATGCACCGTTACATTCCTGTGATTGCCAAATGGAACGGATTCAGGAAAATTGGTGAAAAAGTAGTGCAGCACCAATCCAGAAAATACGGTGTTACCAAATTTGGTCTGGAGCGATTTATAAACGGCTTTTTGGATTTACTATCCATCACTTTTGTCAATAAATTTGGCAAACGCCCCATGCATTTCTTCGGGCTTTTCGGGGTTTTATCCTTTTTTGCGGGTACATTTATTACCTTTTATCTGATTGCCGAAAAACTATATTCCATTTATCAGCAGCAACCCTACCGCAACGTCACCGACAACCCTCTTTTCTTCCTTGCATTGGTGGCTATCATCATTGGTTCACAGCTATTTCTGGCAGGTTTTCTGGGTGAACTCTTTGTAAAACAAGGCGTTACAAATAATGATTATATTGTTTCGGAGGAGGTGTGA
- a CDS encoding Mrp/NBP35 family ATP-binding protein, translating to MGEFTVTKEKILKALSTVEEPDLKKDLVTLNMITDIEVGVNQISFTVILTTPACPLKELIKQRCITAIHEHLGDTFEININMTSNVTSILSQNVMLPEVKNIIAISSGKGGVGKSTVTANLAMALKNSGAKVGIIDADISGPSIPIMFGAQDLQPMVSVKDGKNLIAPIMQYGIKMISIGFLTPPDSAVVWRGPMASQALRQFFNDVDWGELDYLLLDLPPGTGDIHLTLVQTVPVTGAVIVTTPQKVALADATKGGSMFTQPNINVPILGVVENMSYFTPAELPDNKYFIFGQGGGDQIAEKFDVPVLGRIPLVQKIREGGDEGRPVMMDAEDPSAIAFSHTAERLAQQIAIRNANIPKTEKVKVGV from the coding sequence CCTGAAAAAAGATCTTGTGACCCTCAATATGATTACTGATATAGAAGTAGGGGTTAATCAAATAAGCTTCACTGTCATACTCACTACCCCGGCTTGTCCACTCAAAGAACTCATCAAGCAAAGATGTATCACTGCCATTCATGAACATTTGGGCGATACTTTTGAAATTAATATCAATATGACTTCAAATGTGACCAGTATTTTGTCACAGAATGTCATGTTACCAGAAGTAAAGAATATTATAGCAATATCTTCAGGAAAAGGAGGCGTAGGCAAATCGACTGTGACCGCTAATCTGGCCATGGCACTGAAAAATTCAGGAGCCAAAGTCGGAATTATTGATGCTGACATTTCGGGCCCATCCATCCCAATCATGTTTGGTGCTCAGGATTTACAACCGATGGTTTCGGTAAAAGACGGCAAAAACCTGATTGCCCCAATCATGCAATATGGAATCAAAATGATTTCCATTGGTTTCCTTACACCACCAGATAGTGCGGTGGTATGGCGTGGACCTATGGCCAGTCAGGCACTCAGACAATTTTTCAATGATGTAGATTGGGGTGAGTTGGATTATTTATTACTCGATTTGCCTCCGGGAACCGGCGATATACATCTTACTTTAGTACAGACCGTACCCGTAACAGGTGCTGTGATTGTGACAACTCCGCAAAAAGTCGCCCTTGCCGATGCCACAAAAGGCGGATCGATGTTTACCCAACCAAATATCAATGTTCCGATTCTGGGTGTTGTTGAGAATATGTCTTATTTCACCCCGGCAGAACTACCTGATAACAAGTACTTTATTTTTGGACAGGGTGGCGGCGATCAGATTGCAGAGAAATTTGATGTGCCGGTTTTGGGTCGTATCCCACTGGTTCAGAAAATCAGAGAAGGTGGCGATGAGGGCAGGCCTGTTATGATGGACGCTGAAGACCCGTCTGCAATTGCATTTTCACATACTGCAGAGAGATTAGCCCAGCAAATTGCAATCAGAAACGCCAATATTCCAAAAACAGAGAAAGTAAAAGTAGGCGTCTGA
- a CDS encoding CAP domain-containing protein gives MKSHIFLFLIIIAFSCVEKNSPQTPEVKNSQEIFLSEVNKIRKSGCQCGEKFFQPTTELSWDTLLEKTAFAHSKDMSGNNFFSHIGSDGSSPAERIANNGYVFKYFGENIQTITGFEPEEALIINNWKNSPSHCENLMNPKFKDMAVGRFGNYWTQILASK, from the coding sequence ATGAAAAGCCATATCTTTTTGTTTTTAATAATAATTGCATTTTCATGTGTCGAAAAAAATAGTCCTCAGACACCCGAAGTAAAAAATTCACAGGAAATATTTTTATCAGAGGTAAATAAAATCAGAAAATCCGGCTGCCAATGCGGAGAAAAATTCTTTCAACCTACAACTGAATTGTCTTGGGATACTCTTTTGGAAAAAACCGCATTCGCACACAGCAAAGATATGTCCGGCAATAATTTTTTCTCTCATATAGGGTCTGATGGCTCCAGTCCTGCCGAAAGAATAGCCAATAATGGCTACGTATTTAAGTATTTTGGTGAAAATATTCAAACAATAACCGGTTTTGAACCCGAAGAAGCACTGATTATTAATAATTGGAAAAATAGCCCATCTCATTGTGAAAATCTTATGAACCCGAAATTTAAAGATATGGCTGTTGGTAGATTTGGAAATTACTGGACACAAATTTTAGCCTCAAAATAA
- a CDS encoding ribonuclease H family protein gives MAKKQKFYAVWTGRKPGIYTSWDECKKQVEGFDGAQYKSFESKTEAENALKRNYYAVVNPSTKQASNGKLIKIPKPKHEALVVDAAWNTKTGDMEYQGKYLQNKLFVFKKGPFQDGTNNIGEFLAIVHALAFLKQHNSDLPIYSDSKTAIAWVKKKKANTKLEPTGRNDELFDLLERAEKWLRDNNFSNKILKWETEDWGENPADFGRK, from the coding sequence ATGGCCAAAAAGCAGAAATTTTATGCCGTTTGGACTGGCCGTAAACCAGGGATTTATACTTCATGGGATGAATGCAAGAAGCAGGTTGAAGGTTTTGATGGTGCACAATACAAGTCATTTGAGAGCAAAACTGAGGCTGAAAATGCGTTGAAACGCAATTATTATGCTGTGGTGAATCCCTCTACCAAGCAAGCCTCAAACGGAAAATTAATCAAAATTCCTAAGCCAAAACACGAGGCATTAGTGGTTGATGCTGCCTGGAACACCAAAACCGGTGATATGGAATATCAGGGCAAATATTTACAGAATAAGCTTTTTGTATTTAAAAAAGGGCCTTTTCAGGATGGCACCAACAATATCGGAGAGTTCTTGGCTATAGTGCATGCCCTTGCATTTTTAAAACAACATAATTCTGACCTGCCCATTTATTCAGATTCAAAAACGGCCATTGCCTGGGTAAAAAAGAAAAAAGCCAATACCAAACTGGAGCCCACTGGAAGAAACGATGAGCTTTTTGATTTGCTCGAAAGGGCTGAAAAATGGCTCAGAGACAATAATTTTAGCAATAAAATTCTGAAATGGGAAACCGAAGACTGGGGCGAAAACCCCGCTGATTTTGGAAGAAAATAG
- a CDS encoding pseudouridine synthase yields the protein MRKTSEENGRKSSAGSGKPSYSASEKRTFKPASDSKRTFGKSEPKNETKSRFSENSQSGKKSVGDYRKPERTAERPTYKKIDSKPGFTDKKGGSNWESPKKSFTKPEGNSRFSEKRDFRPRTDGSEPKRAYGNRSEKPDGGRYEGKKEFKPRTDNREGQRFEPKREFGDRNQRPEGGKYEGKREFKPRTDNREGQRFEPKREFGDRNQRPEGGKYEGKREFKPRTDNREGQRFEPKREFGDRSVRSEGGRFEEKREFKPRTENREGQRFEPKREFGDRNQRPDGGRFDKKPFNKPEYRPEKKFDKDDNYGKRKFSNTNSVANPQSHEWSRQVGLSIKPDYEEENLRKKLPPKVQAKIEKSERSRPETVRLNRFLANAGLCSRREADEMIASGQITVNGETIIEMGYQVKTTDVVKYGRKILNREKFVYVLLNKPKDFLTTTEDPEGRKTVMDLVKNACTERIYPVGRLDRATTGLLLLTNDGELADKLSHPSNNMKKIYQVEIDKPIVQDDFDKILEGIELEDGTIKADDLSVITPDHQVVGIEIHSGKNRIVRRIFESLGYEVTKLDRTTYAGLSKKDLPRGNWRFLTEKEVIRLKYLI from the coding sequence ATGAGAAAAACTTCAGAAGAAAACGGCCGAAAATCATCGGCAGGTTCGGGGAAACCGAGCTATTCAGCATCAGAAAAAAGAACTTTCAAGCCAGCATCTGATTCCAAAAGAACTTTCGGGAAATCTGAACCGAAAAACGAAACTAAAAGTCGTTTTTCAGAAAATTCACAATCAGGAAAAAAATCAGTTGGCGATTATAGAAAACCGGAAAGAACTGCTGAAAGACCTACTTACAAAAAAATTGACTCTAAACCGGGATTTACAGATAAAAAAGGAGGCTCTAACTGGGAATCTCCGAAAAAGTCTTTTACCAAACCGGAAGGAAACAGTCGTTTTTCAGAAAAAAGAGATTTTAGGCCAAGAACAGACGGTAGTGAACCCAAAAGGGCTTATGGAAACCGCTCTGAAAAACCAGATGGTGGGAGATACGAGGGTAAAAAGGAATTTAAACCTCGTACCGATAATCGTGAAGGTCAGCGTTTTGAACCCAAAAGAGAATTTGGCGATCGAAACCAAAGACCGGAAGGTGGAAAATATGAAGGGAAAAGGGAATTTAAACCTCGCACTGATAATCGTGAAGGTCAGCGTTTTGAACCCAAAAGAGAATTTGGCGATCGTAACCAAAGGCCGGAAGGTGGAAAATATGAGGGAAAAAGGGAATTTAAACCCCGCACCGATAATCGTGAAGGTCAGCGATTTGAACCCAAAAGAGAATTTGGTGATCGTTCAGTAAGATCGGAAGGTGGAAGATTTGAGGAAAAAAGGGAGTTTAAACCCCGCACTGAAAACCGTGAAGGTCAGCGTTTTGAACCTAAAAGAGAATTTGGTGATCGTAACCAAAGACCGGATGGTGGAAGATTTGATAAAAAACCTTTCAATAAGCCTGAATACCGACCAGAAAAGAAATTTGACAAGGATGACAACTATGGAAAAAGGAAGTTTTCGAACACAAACTCTGTAGCCAATCCACAAAGTCATGAATGGAGCCGCCAGGTGGGACTTTCCATAAAGCCAGATTATGAAGAGGAAAACCTCAGGAAAAAGTTACCTCCGAAAGTACAGGCGAAAATTGAGAAATCTGAGAGATCAAGACCTGAAACGGTAAGGTTAAACAGGTTTTTGGCCAATGCAGGTTTGTGCTCAAGACGTGAAGCCGACGAAATGATAGCCTCAGGGCAAATCACCGTAAATGGTGAAACCATAATCGAAATGGGGTACCAGGTAAAAACAACTGATGTTGTAAAATATGGACGTAAAATATTGAACAGAGAGAAGTTTGTATATGTTTTGCTCAACAAACCCAAAGACTTCCTTACCACCACAGAAGATCCGGAAGGTAGAAAAACAGTTATGGATTTGGTAAAAAATGCCTGTACCGAAAGGATTTATCCGGTGGGCAGACTTGACCGAGCTACTACAGGGCTGTTGCTTTTGACCAACGATGGTGAACTGGCCGACAAGCTTTCGCACCCTTCCAACAACATGAAGAAAATCTATCAGGTTGAAATCGACAAACCAATTGTACAGGATGACTTCGATAAGATTTTGGAAGGAATTGAGCTGGAAGATGGCACCATAAAAGCCGATGACCTTTCAGTAATTACACCTGATCATCAGGTAGTTGGCATCGAAATTCACTCCGGAAAAAACCGTATTGTAAGACGAATATTTGAGAGTCTTGGCTATGAGGTCACCAAACTTGACCGTACTACTTATGCCGGACTAAGTAAAAAAGATTTGCCAAGAGGAAACTGGAGATTTTTGACTGAAAAAGAAGTAATTAGATTAAAATATTTAATTTGA
- a CDS encoding D-alanine--D-alanine ligase, producing MSKKIKIGIFFGGPSREREISFMGGRTAYEHIDRRYFEPVPIFVDSIGNFIKVEPETLYEPDIRSFYPSRNQNNGFKVYIESLGPLRDTQLYKLIYKIGSQIKIEELRDYIDFAFVVMHGPYAEDGNIQGLMEWLNIPYMGPGILGSGVGIDKPVQNKLMELATGQTKKYKTISKDLWENADKSKVFSELIQELGFPLVVKAPHQGSSIGVAIVKKRSLEEFSKGMSQCFFETKISKKDWSKLTNRQKKNLMEKMSNLDEGIGFPVVIEDDTIYHPAELLKYLDKYLINKDFAIISSTNAEDYVLIEEFIIGQEFSVGVIQDDSGKAYALPPAEVYGEIQTFDFKSKYKSSVSKKRIPVETSNHNLEVIHEKILKAFEITGMSVISRIDGFITPEDEVLLHDPNTIPGMSPASFIFKQMAEVGFNITDSITYLIRQSVRERIRSGKNIKSLRDLLKSIDEMILVAKQNPRKKLAILFGENEEEYTFARKAFGQYGGHEEYEPVAICAAKNGGKYRIPLNLMFKPDIMEFGMSIGKPKHPFIQKNIDQVATIRDFYVGNVDFNVFKVSDDEFIRNYIAVYDCSKQNLEVR from the coding sequence ATGAGCAAAAAAATAAAAATTGGGATTTTTTTTGGGGGACCATCCAGAGAGCGGGAGATTTCTTTTATGGGCGGACGCACCGCATACGAGCACATTGACCGCAGGTATTTTGAGCCTGTTCCAATTTTTGTTGATAGTATCGGAAACTTTATAAAAGTAGAACCGGAAACACTCTATGAGCCCGATATCAGGAGTTTCTATCCTTCCCGAAATCAAAACAATGGCTTCAAGGTTTACATTGAGTCATTAGGACCTCTTCGCGATACCCAATTATATAAGCTTATTTATAAAATTGGTTCCCAAATTAAAATCGAAGAATTAAGAGATTATATCGATTTTGCATTTGTTGTCATGCATGGCCCTTATGCCGAAGACGGTAATATTCAGGGACTTATGGAGTGGCTAAATATTCCATACATGGGTCCGGGCATTTTGGGCTCCGGTGTGGGTATTGACAAACCTGTTCAAAATAAACTGATGGAACTGGCAACAGGCCAGACCAAAAAATACAAGACCATTTCAAAAGATTTATGGGAAAATGCCGATAAATCTAAAGTTTTCTCCGAACTGATTCAGGAACTTGGATTTCCATTGGTTGTAAAAGCCCCTCATCAAGGCTCCTCAATTGGGGTAGCAATTGTAAAAAAACGCAGCCTGGAAGAGTTTTCAAAAGGCATGAGCCAATGTTTTTTTGAAACAAAAATCTCCAAAAAAGACTGGTCAAAACTTACAAACCGTCAGAAAAAAAATCTGATGGAAAAAATGTCCAATCTCGATGAGGGTATCGGATTTCCTGTTGTGATAGAAGATGATACCATTTACCATCCTGCAGAATTACTAAAATATTTAGACAAATACCTAATAAATAAAGATTTTGCAATAATTTCTTCAACCAATGCCGAAGATTACGTATTGATTGAGGAGTTTATCATTGGACAGGAATTTTCGGTAGGCGTAATTCAGGATGATTCCGGTAAAGCTTATGCACTTCCTCCAGCAGAGGTTTATGGAGAGATTCAGACCTTTGATTTCAAATCTAAATACAAATCTTCTGTAAGTAAAAAGAGGATTCCGGTAGAAACCAGCAACCATAATCTGGAGGTAATTCACGAAAAAATTCTGAAAGCCTTCGAAATCACCGGCATGAGTGTTATCAGCCGTATTGATGGCTTCATAACTCCTGAAGATGAGGTACTTCTGCATGACCCCAACACTATTCCGGGCATGTCGCCGGCGTCGTTTATTTTCAAACAAATGGCCGAAGTAGGTTTCAACATCACCGATTCTATCACATATTTGATTCGACAGTCGGTGAGGGAGCGTATCAGATCAGGTAAAAATATTAAGTCACTGAGAGATTTGTTGAAATCTATCGATGAAATGATTTTGGTTGCCAAACAAAACCCCAGAAAGAAACTTGCAATACTTTTTGGTGAAAATGAAGAGGAATATACTTTCGCCAGAAAAGCATTTGGACAATACGGTGGCCATGAGGAATATGAACCGGTGGCAATATGTGCTGCCAAAAACGGTGGCAAATACCGCATTCCACTCAATCTGATGTTCAAGCCCGACATCATGGAATTTGGCATGTCAATTGGAAAACCAAAGCATCCGTTTATTCAGAAAAATATTGATCAGGTGGCTACTATCAGAGATTTTTATGTTGGAAATGTAGATTTCAATGTTTTCAAAGTTTCTGATGATGAATTTATCCGAAATTATATTGCCGTTTACGATTGTAGCAAGCAAAATCTTGAGGTGAGGTAA